One stretch of Clavelina lepadiformis chromosome 6, kaClaLepa1.1, whole genome shotgun sequence DNA includes these proteins:
- the LOC143462583 gene encoding serine/threonine-protein kinase Nek8-like isoform X5 yields MITSYNILDDIQIVRFCLYAEVVGTPCYISPELCKGKPYNQKSDIWALGCMLYELMTLRRAFEAQNLPALVMKIVRAQYDKDLPKIYSVSLTKLLISMLDLEPTKRPSVDDIMAESFIVCTLVDLYLNIGAVEVKKAKTSPSLAPSVVKGHPVVAGNLHHTSSTMSVESFSTNKNPKYFCVYCWGGGISLPIKLPLPNLGTQVTQAAVSRTKKACVTENGRLVMWEANSGTTLPGAFGDSQNIPSFTPRYMEGQSGVNIKQVVCGDLHTACLTDRGILMTFGSGSNGCLGHGSFQDMDRPTIVESLLGFELTQIACGSYHMLAVSSDGDVFAWGRGENGRLGLSEQDKQPTPTQVPLPEQIEPCCVYCGTDCSMILTKSQMLLASGSNHHNRLGLDVIHDGSLMKQCDGSNCFIPVRSEPLSFGNIKIVSIGMQHSAVINDNGELYTFGNNSSGQVGSESSNSKPPARIPHHVELAGVFESVSCGGTYTVACTNDGKIYSWGKASRGQLGRTSSASLVTSDPQEVTPHDLPKEMKVVSLSTSHGNTILVVSGTEPGTENEFRDSWDTNTWREEGKKPSPR; encoded by the exons ATGATTACAAGTTATAACATTCTGGATGACATTCAAATAGTCCGTTTCTGCTTGTatgcagag GTTGTAGGAACACCATGTTACATATCCCCTGAATTATGCAAAGGAAAGCCCTATAACCAGAAGAGTGACATATGGGCATTGGGTTGCATGCTTTATGAACTCATGACCCTACGAAGAGCTTTTGAAGCTCAG AACCTACCTGCTTTGGTTATGAAAATAGTAAGGGCGCAATATGATAAAGACTTGCCAAAGATTTACAGTGTCAGCCTGACAAAGCTCCTCATTTCAATGTTAGACCTCGAACCAACAAAAAGGCCATCAGTTGATGATATTATGGCTGAATCCTTTATCGTTTGCACTCTTGTTGATCTCTACCTCAACATTGGTGCTGTTGAAGTCAA GAAGGCCAAAACATCACCCAGTTTAGCTCCATCTGTAGTTAAAGGCCATCCTGTTGTGGCAGGGAACCTTCACCATACTTCTTCCACCATGTCTGTTGAATCATTTTCAACA AACAAAAATCCCAAATATTTCTGTGTCTACTGCTGGGGTGGAGGAATCTCATTGCCTATCAAACTTCCGTTGCCTAACCTTGGTACTCag gtTACTCAAGCAGCAGTCAGCAGAACAAAAAAAGCCTGCGTCACTGAAAATGGGCGTCTTGTTATGTGGGAG GCAAACTCTGGCACTACCCTGCCAGGTGCTTTTGGAGATTCTCAAAATATTCCTTCATTTACTCCAAGATATATGGAAGGACAATCTGGTGTGAACATCAAGCA AGTGGTTTGTGGTGATCTTCATACTGCTTGTCTCACTGACCGTGGAATATTGATGACATTTGGAAGTGGAAGCAATGGATGTTTAGGACACGGTTCATTTCAAGACATGGATCGG CCCACCATAGTTGAAAGCTTACTCGGATTTGAGTTGACCCAGATAGCATGTGGATCTTATCACATGCTTGCTGTCTCAAGCGATGGTGACGTTTTTGCTTGGGGACGAGGTGAAAATG GTCGCTTGGGTCTCAGTGAGCAAGACAAACAGCCAACGCCAACACAAGTGCCCTTACCAGAACAAATAGAGCCATGTTGTGTTTATTGCGGAACAGATTGTTCAATGATTCTCACTAAAAGCCAGATGTTGTTGGCAAGTGGCAGTAATCATCACAACAG GCTTGGACTTGATGTCATTCATGATGGCAGCTTGATGAAGCAATGTGATGGGTCTAATTGTTTCATTCCTGTGCGATCAGAACCGCTGTCATTTGGCAACATCAAGATCGTATCGATAGGCATGCAGCATTCTGCGGTTATTAACG ATAATGGTGAGTTGTATACATTTGGAAACAATAGTTCTGGTCAGGTGGGCTCGGAGTCATCAAATTCTAAACCACCTGCACGTATACCTCATCATGTTGAACTGGCTGGAGT ATTTGAGTCTGTGAGCTGTGGTGGAACTTACACTGTTGCCTGCACCAACGATGGAAAAATATATTCGTGGGGTAAAGCATCTCGCGGTCAGCTTGGTAGAACGAGCTCTGCAAGCCTAGTGACCTCTGACCCACAAGAAGTAACGCCACATGATTTGCCCAAAGAAATGAAAGTAGTTTCATTATCGACAAGTCACGGCAATACGATATTGGTTGTATCAGGTACAG AACCAGGTACTGAAAATGAGTTCAGAGACAGTTGGGACACAAACACTTGGCGGGAAGAA
- the LOC143462583 gene encoding serine/threonine-protein kinase Nek8-like isoform X2 — MEKYKKIKVIGKGAFGTVHLTRRELDKKLLILKEISMEEMTAEERGSALNEVQILKYYENFLDGNNLVIAMEYAQGGTLHDYLKSQKGPLKEQIVLNLFIQIVVALHHIHSKNVLHRDLKTQNILLDRKCRVCKVSDFGISKVLNTKTKAFSVVGTPCYISPELCKGKPYNQKSDIWALGCMLYELMTLRRAFEAQNLPALVMKIVRAQYDKDLPKIYSVSLTKLLISMLDLEPTKRPSVDDIMAESFIVCTLVDLYLNIGAVEVKKAKTSPSLAPSVVKGHPVVAGNLHHTSSTMSVESFSTNKNPKYFCVYCWGGGISLPIKLPLPNLGTQVTQAAVSRTKKACVTENGRLVMWEANSGTTLPGAFGDSQNIPSFTPRYMEGQSGVNIKQVVCGDLHTACLTDRGILMTFGSGSNGCLGHGSFQDMDRPTIVESLLGFELTQIACGSYHMLAVSSDGDVFAWGRGENGRLGLSEQDKQPTPTQVPLPEQIEPCCVYCGTDCSMILTKSQMLLASGSNHHNRLGLDVIHDGSLMKQCDGSNCFIPVRSEPLSFGNIKIVSIGMQHSAVINDNGELYTFGNNSSGQVGSESSNSKPPARIPHHVELAGVFESVSCGGTYTVACTNDGKIYSWGKASRGQLGRTSSASLVTSDPQEVTPHDLPKEMKVVSLSTSHGNTILVVSGTEPGTENEFRDSWDTNTWREEGKKPSPR, encoded by the exons atggaaaaatacaagaaaattaaagttattggaAAAGGTGCGTTTGG cACAGTGCATTTAACCAGAAGAGAACTGGAcaaaaaattgcttattttGAAAGAGATCTCAATGGAGGAAATGACTGCTGAAGAAAGAGGTTCTGCACTCAATGAAGTTCAAATCCTCAAA TATTATGAAAACTTCCTTGATGGCAATAACCTTGTAATTGCAATGGAATACGCTCAAg GTGGAACACTTCATGATTATCTGAAAAGTCAAAAAGGGCCATTAAAAGAACAA ATTGTCCTAAATCTATTCATACAAATTGTTGTTGCTTTGCATCACATACATTCAAAGAATGTACTACATCGAGATCTAAAAACTCAGAACATATTGCTCGATCGCAAGTGTAGGGTTTGTAAAGTATCTGATTTCGGAATATCCaaagttttaaacacaaaGACTAAAGCATTTAGT GTTGTAGGAACACCATGTTACATATCCCCTGAATTATGCAAAGGAAAGCCCTATAACCAGAAGAGTGACATATGGGCATTGGGTTGCATGCTTTATGAACTCATGACCCTACGAAGAGCTTTTGAAGCTCAG AACCTACCTGCTTTGGTTATGAAAATAGTAAGGGCGCAATATGATAAAGACTTGCCAAAGATTTACAGTGTCAGCCTGACAAAGCTCCTCATTTCAATGTTAGACCTCGAACCAACAAAAAGGCCATCAGTTGATGATATTATGGCTGAATCCTTTATCGTTTGCACTCTTGTTGATCTCTACCTCAACATTGGTGCTGTTGAAGTCAA GAAGGCCAAAACATCACCCAGTTTAGCTCCATCTGTAGTTAAAGGCCATCCTGTTGTGGCAGGGAACCTTCACCATACTTCTTCCACCATGTCTGTTGAATCATTTTCAACA AACAAAAATCCCAAATATTTCTGTGTCTACTGCTGGGGTGGAGGAATCTCATTGCCTATCAAACTTCCGTTGCCTAACCTTGGTACTCag gtTACTCAAGCAGCAGTCAGCAGAACAAAAAAAGCCTGCGTCACTGAAAATGGGCGTCTTGTTATGTGGGAG GCAAACTCTGGCACTACCCTGCCAGGTGCTTTTGGAGATTCTCAAAATATTCCTTCATTTACTCCAAGATATATGGAAGGACAATCTGGTGTGAACATCAAGCA AGTGGTTTGTGGTGATCTTCATACTGCTTGTCTCACTGACCGTGGAATATTGATGACATTTGGAAGTGGAAGCAATGGATGTTTAGGACACGGTTCATTTCAAGACATGGATCGG CCCACCATAGTTGAAAGCTTACTCGGATTTGAGTTGACCCAGATAGCATGTGGATCTTATCACATGCTTGCTGTCTCAAGCGATGGTGACGTTTTTGCTTGGGGACGAGGTGAAAATG GTCGCTTGGGTCTCAGTGAGCAAGACAAACAGCCAACGCCAACACAAGTGCCCTTACCAGAACAAATAGAGCCATGTTGTGTTTATTGCGGAACAGATTGTTCAATGATTCTCACTAAAAGCCAGATGTTGTTGGCAAGTGGCAGTAATCATCACAACAG GCTTGGACTTGATGTCATTCATGATGGCAGCTTGATGAAGCAATGTGATGGGTCTAATTGTTTCATTCCTGTGCGATCAGAACCGCTGTCATTTGGCAACATCAAGATCGTATCGATAGGCATGCAGCATTCTGCGGTTATTAACG ATAATGGTGAGTTGTATACATTTGGAAACAATAGTTCTGGTCAGGTGGGCTCGGAGTCATCAAATTCTAAACCACCTGCACGTATACCTCATCATGTTGAACTGGCTGGAGT ATTTGAGTCTGTGAGCTGTGGTGGAACTTACACTGTTGCCTGCACCAACGATGGAAAAATATATTCGTGGGGTAAAGCATCTCGCGGTCAGCTTGGTAGAACGAGCTCTGCAAGCCTAGTGACCTCTGACCCACAAGAAGTAACGCCACATGATTTGCCCAAAGAAATGAAAGTAGTTTCATTATCGACAAGTCACGGCAATACGATATTGGTTGTATCAGGTACAG AACCAGGTACTGAAAATGAGTTCAGAGACAGTTGGGACACAAACACTTGGCGGGAAGAA
- the LOC143462583 gene encoding serine/threonine-protein kinase Nek8-like isoform X1: MEKYKKIKVIGKGAFGTVHLTRRELDKKLLILKEISMEEMTAEERGSALNEVQILKRLSHPNIIQYYENFLDGNNLVIAMEYAQGGTLHDYLKSQKGPLKEQIVLNLFIQIVVALHHIHSKNVLHRDLKTQNILLDRKCRVCKVSDFGISKVLNTKTKAFSVVGTPCYISPELCKGKPYNQKSDIWALGCMLYELMTLRRAFEAQNLPALVMKIVRAQYDKDLPKIYSVSLTKLLISMLDLEPTKRPSVDDIMAESFIVCTLVDLYLNIGAVEVKKAKTSPSLAPSVVKGHPVVAGNLHHTSSTMSVESFSTNKNPKYFCVYCWGGGISLPIKLPLPNLGTQVTQAAVSRTKKACVTENGRLVMWEANSGTTLPGAFGDSQNIPSFTPRYMEGQSGVNIKQVVCGDLHTACLTDRGILMTFGSGSNGCLGHGSFQDMDRPTIVESLLGFELTQIACGSYHMLAVSSDGDVFAWGRGENGRLGLSEQDKQPTPTQVPLPEQIEPCCVYCGTDCSMILTKSQMLLASGSNHHNRLGLDVIHDGSLMKQCDGSNCFIPVRSEPLSFGNIKIVSIGMQHSAVINDNGELYTFGNNSSGQVGSESSNSKPPARIPHHVELAGVFESVSCGGTYTVACTNDGKIYSWGKASRGQLGRTSSASLVTSDPQEVTPHDLPKEMKVVSLSTSHGNTILVVSGTEPGTENEFRDSWDTNTWREEGKKPSPR, encoded by the exons atggaaaaatacaagaaaattaaagttattggaAAAGGTGCGTTTGG cACAGTGCATTTAACCAGAAGAGAACTGGAcaaaaaattgcttattttGAAAGAGATCTCAATGGAGGAAATGACTGCTGAAGAAAGAGGTTCTGCACTCAATGAAGTTCAAATCCTCAAA CGACTTAGTCACCCCAATATTATTCAGTATTATGAAAACTTCCTTGATGGCAATAACCTTGTAATTGCAATGGAATACGCTCAAg GTGGAACACTTCATGATTATCTGAAAAGTCAAAAAGGGCCATTAAAAGAACAA ATTGTCCTAAATCTATTCATACAAATTGTTGTTGCTTTGCATCACATACATTCAAAGAATGTACTACATCGAGATCTAAAAACTCAGAACATATTGCTCGATCGCAAGTGTAGGGTTTGTAAAGTATCTGATTTCGGAATATCCaaagttttaaacacaaaGACTAAAGCATTTAGT GTTGTAGGAACACCATGTTACATATCCCCTGAATTATGCAAAGGAAAGCCCTATAACCAGAAGAGTGACATATGGGCATTGGGTTGCATGCTTTATGAACTCATGACCCTACGAAGAGCTTTTGAAGCTCAG AACCTACCTGCTTTGGTTATGAAAATAGTAAGGGCGCAATATGATAAAGACTTGCCAAAGATTTACAGTGTCAGCCTGACAAAGCTCCTCATTTCAATGTTAGACCTCGAACCAACAAAAAGGCCATCAGTTGATGATATTATGGCTGAATCCTTTATCGTTTGCACTCTTGTTGATCTCTACCTCAACATTGGTGCTGTTGAAGTCAA GAAGGCCAAAACATCACCCAGTTTAGCTCCATCTGTAGTTAAAGGCCATCCTGTTGTGGCAGGGAACCTTCACCATACTTCTTCCACCATGTCTGTTGAATCATTTTCAACA AACAAAAATCCCAAATATTTCTGTGTCTACTGCTGGGGTGGAGGAATCTCATTGCCTATCAAACTTCCGTTGCCTAACCTTGGTACTCag gtTACTCAAGCAGCAGTCAGCAGAACAAAAAAAGCCTGCGTCACTGAAAATGGGCGTCTTGTTATGTGGGAG GCAAACTCTGGCACTACCCTGCCAGGTGCTTTTGGAGATTCTCAAAATATTCCTTCATTTACTCCAAGATATATGGAAGGACAATCTGGTGTGAACATCAAGCA AGTGGTTTGTGGTGATCTTCATACTGCTTGTCTCACTGACCGTGGAATATTGATGACATTTGGAAGTGGAAGCAATGGATGTTTAGGACACGGTTCATTTCAAGACATGGATCGG CCCACCATAGTTGAAAGCTTACTCGGATTTGAGTTGACCCAGATAGCATGTGGATCTTATCACATGCTTGCTGTCTCAAGCGATGGTGACGTTTTTGCTTGGGGACGAGGTGAAAATG GTCGCTTGGGTCTCAGTGAGCAAGACAAACAGCCAACGCCAACACAAGTGCCCTTACCAGAACAAATAGAGCCATGTTGTGTTTATTGCGGAACAGATTGTTCAATGATTCTCACTAAAAGCCAGATGTTGTTGGCAAGTGGCAGTAATCATCACAACAG GCTTGGACTTGATGTCATTCATGATGGCAGCTTGATGAAGCAATGTGATGGGTCTAATTGTTTCATTCCTGTGCGATCAGAACCGCTGTCATTTGGCAACATCAAGATCGTATCGATAGGCATGCAGCATTCTGCGGTTATTAACG ATAATGGTGAGTTGTATACATTTGGAAACAATAGTTCTGGTCAGGTGGGCTCGGAGTCATCAAATTCTAAACCACCTGCACGTATACCTCATCATGTTGAACTGGCTGGAGT ATTTGAGTCTGTGAGCTGTGGTGGAACTTACACTGTTGCCTGCACCAACGATGGAAAAATATATTCGTGGGGTAAAGCATCTCGCGGTCAGCTTGGTAGAACGAGCTCTGCAAGCCTAGTGACCTCTGACCCACAAGAAGTAACGCCACATGATTTGCCCAAAGAAATGAAAGTAGTTTCATTATCGACAAGTCACGGCAATACGATATTGGTTGTATCAGGTACAG AACCAGGTACTGAAAATGAGTTCAGAGACAGTTGGGACACAAACACTTGGCGGGAAGAA
- the LOC143462583 gene encoding serine/threonine-protein kinase Nek8-like isoform X3: MEEMTAEERGSALNEVQILKRLSHPNIIQYYENFLDGNNLVIAMEYAQGGTLHDYLKSQKGPLKEQIVLNLFIQIVVALHHIHSKNVLHRDLKTQNILLDRKCRVCKVSDFGISKVLNTKTKAFSVVGTPCYISPELCKGKPYNQKSDIWALGCMLYELMTLRRAFEAQNLPALVMKIVRAQYDKDLPKIYSVSLTKLLISMLDLEPTKRPSVDDIMAESFIVCTLVDLYLNIGAVEVKKAKTSPSLAPSVVKGHPVVAGNLHHTSSTMSVESFSTNKNPKYFCVYCWGGGISLPIKLPLPNLGTQVTQAAVSRTKKACVTENGRLVMWEANSGTTLPGAFGDSQNIPSFTPRYMEGQSGVNIKQVVCGDLHTACLTDRGILMTFGSGSNGCLGHGSFQDMDRPTIVESLLGFELTQIACGSYHMLAVSSDGDVFAWGRGENGRLGLSEQDKQPTPTQVPLPEQIEPCCVYCGTDCSMILTKSQMLLASGSNHHNRLGLDVIHDGSLMKQCDGSNCFIPVRSEPLSFGNIKIVSIGMQHSAVINDNGELYTFGNNSSGQVGSESSNSKPPARIPHHVELAGVFESVSCGGTYTVACTNDGKIYSWGKASRGQLGRTSSASLVTSDPQEVTPHDLPKEMKVVSLSTSHGNTILVVSGTEPGTENEFRDSWDTNTWREEGKKPSPR; the protein is encoded by the exons ATGGAGGAAATGACTGCTGAAGAAAGAGGTTCTGCACTCAATGAAGTTCAAATCCTCAAA CGACTTAGTCACCCCAATATTATTCAGTATTATGAAAACTTCCTTGATGGCAATAACCTTGTAATTGCAATGGAATACGCTCAAg GTGGAACACTTCATGATTATCTGAAAAGTCAAAAAGGGCCATTAAAAGAACAA ATTGTCCTAAATCTATTCATACAAATTGTTGTTGCTTTGCATCACATACATTCAAAGAATGTACTACATCGAGATCTAAAAACTCAGAACATATTGCTCGATCGCAAGTGTAGGGTTTGTAAAGTATCTGATTTCGGAATATCCaaagttttaaacacaaaGACTAAAGCATTTAGT GTTGTAGGAACACCATGTTACATATCCCCTGAATTATGCAAAGGAAAGCCCTATAACCAGAAGAGTGACATATGGGCATTGGGTTGCATGCTTTATGAACTCATGACCCTACGAAGAGCTTTTGAAGCTCAG AACCTACCTGCTTTGGTTATGAAAATAGTAAGGGCGCAATATGATAAAGACTTGCCAAAGATTTACAGTGTCAGCCTGACAAAGCTCCTCATTTCAATGTTAGACCTCGAACCAACAAAAAGGCCATCAGTTGATGATATTATGGCTGAATCCTTTATCGTTTGCACTCTTGTTGATCTCTACCTCAACATTGGTGCTGTTGAAGTCAA GAAGGCCAAAACATCACCCAGTTTAGCTCCATCTGTAGTTAAAGGCCATCCTGTTGTGGCAGGGAACCTTCACCATACTTCTTCCACCATGTCTGTTGAATCATTTTCAACA AACAAAAATCCCAAATATTTCTGTGTCTACTGCTGGGGTGGAGGAATCTCATTGCCTATCAAACTTCCGTTGCCTAACCTTGGTACTCag gtTACTCAAGCAGCAGTCAGCAGAACAAAAAAAGCCTGCGTCACTGAAAATGGGCGTCTTGTTATGTGGGAG GCAAACTCTGGCACTACCCTGCCAGGTGCTTTTGGAGATTCTCAAAATATTCCTTCATTTACTCCAAGATATATGGAAGGACAATCTGGTGTGAACATCAAGCA AGTGGTTTGTGGTGATCTTCATACTGCTTGTCTCACTGACCGTGGAATATTGATGACATTTGGAAGTGGAAGCAATGGATGTTTAGGACACGGTTCATTTCAAGACATGGATCGG CCCACCATAGTTGAAAGCTTACTCGGATTTGAGTTGACCCAGATAGCATGTGGATCTTATCACATGCTTGCTGTCTCAAGCGATGGTGACGTTTTTGCTTGGGGACGAGGTGAAAATG GTCGCTTGGGTCTCAGTGAGCAAGACAAACAGCCAACGCCAACACAAGTGCCCTTACCAGAACAAATAGAGCCATGTTGTGTTTATTGCGGAACAGATTGTTCAATGATTCTCACTAAAAGCCAGATGTTGTTGGCAAGTGGCAGTAATCATCACAACAG GCTTGGACTTGATGTCATTCATGATGGCAGCTTGATGAAGCAATGTGATGGGTCTAATTGTTTCATTCCTGTGCGATCAGAACCGCTGTCATTTGGCAACATCAAGATCGTATCGATAGGCATGCAGCATTCTGCGGTTATTAACG ATAATGGTGAGTTGTATACATTTGGAAACAATAGTTCTGGTCAGGTGGGCTCGGAGTCATCAAATTCTAAACCACCTGCACGTATACCTCATCATGTTGAACTGGCTGGAGT ATTTGAGTCTGTGAGCTGTGGTGGAACTTACACTGTTGCCTGCACCAACGATGGAAAAATATATTCGTGGGGTAAAGCATCTCGCGGTCAGCTTGGTAGAACGAGCTCTGCAAGCCTAGTGACCTCTGACCCACAAGAAGTAACGCCACATGATTTGCCCAAAGAAATGAAAGTAGTTTCATTATCGACAAGTCACGGCAATACGATATTGGTTGTATCAGGTACAG AACCAGGTACTGAAAATGAGTTCAGAGACAGTTGGGACACAAACACTTGGCGGGAAGAA
- the LOC143462583 gene encoding serine/threonine-protein kinase Nek8-like isoform X4 — MEEMTAEERGSALNEVQILKYYENFLDGNNLVIAMEYAQGGTLHDYLKSQKGPLKEQIVLNLFIQIVVALHHIHSKNVLHRDLKTQNILLDRKCRVCKVSDFGISKVLNTKTKAFSVVGTPCYISPELCKGKPYNQKSDIWALGCMLYELMTLRRAFEAQNLPALVMKIVRAQYDKDLPKIYSVSLTKLLISMLDLEPTKRPSVDDIMAESFIVCTLVDLYLNIGAVEVKKAKTSPSLAPSVVKGHPVVAGNLHHTSSTMSVESFSTNKNPKYFCVYCWGGGISLPIKLPLPNLGTQVTQAAVSRTKKACVTENGRLVMWEANSGTTLPGAFGDSQNIPSFTPRYMEGQSGVNIKQVVCGDLHTACLTDRGILMTFGSGSNGCLGHGSFQDMDRPTIVESLLGFELTQIACGSYHMLAVSSDGDVFAWGRGENGRLGLSEQDKQPTPTQVPLPEQIEPCCVYCGTDCSMILTKSQMLLASGSNHHNRLGLDVIHDGSLMKQCDGSNCFIPVRSEPLSFGNIKIVSIGMQHSAVINDNGELYTFGNNSSGQVGSESSNSKPPARIPHHVELAGVFESVSCGGTYTVACTNDGKIYSWGKASRGQLGRTSSASLVTSDPQEVTPHDLPKEMKVVSLSTSHGNTILVVSGTEPGTENEFRDSWDTNTWREEGKKPSPR; from the exons ATGGAGGAAATGACTGCTGAAGAAAGAGGTTCTGCACTCAATGAAGTTCAAATCCTCAAA TATTATGAAAACTTCCTTGATGGCAATAACCTTGTAATTGCAATGGAATACGCTCAAg GTGGAACACTTCATGATTATCTGAAAAGTCAAAAAGGGCCATTAAAAGAACAA ATTGTCCTAAATCTATTCATACAAATTGTTGTTGCTTTGCATCACATACATTCAAAGAATGTACTACATCGAGATCTAAAAACTCAGAACATATTGCTCGATCGCAAGTGTAGGGTTTGTAAAGTATCTGATTTCGGAATATCCaaagttttaaacacaaaGACTAAAGCATTTAGT GTTGTAGGAACACCATGTTACATATCCCCTGAATTATGCAAAGGAAAGCCCTATAACCAGAAGAGTGACATATGGGCATTGGGTTGCATGCTTTATGAACTCATGACCCTACGAAGAGCTTTTGAAGCTCAG AACCTACCTGCTTTGGTTATGAAAATAGTAAGGGCGCAATATGATAAAGACTTGCCAAAGATTTACAGTGTCAGCCTGACAAAGCTCCTCATTTCAATGTTAGACCTCGAACCAACAAAAAGGCCATCAGTTGATGATATTATGGCTGAATCCTTTATCGTTTGCACTCTTGTTGATCTCTACCTCAACATTGGTGCTGTTGAAGTCAA GAAGGCCAAAACATCACCCAGTTTAGCTCCATCTGTAGTTAAAGGCCATCCTGTTGTGGCAGGGAACCTTCACCATACTTCTTCCACCATGTCTGTTGAATCATTTTCAACA AACAAAAATCCCAAATATTTCTGTGTCTACTGCTGGGGTGGAGGAATCTCATTGCCTATCAAACTTCCGTTGCCTAACCTTGGTACTCag gtTACTCAAGCAGCAGTCAGCAGAACAAAAAAAGCCTGCGTCACTGAAAATGGGCGTCTTGTTATGTGGGAG GCAAACTCTGGCACTACCCTGCCAGGTGCTTTTGGAGATTCTCAAAATATTCCTTCATTTACTCCAAGATATATGGAAGGACAATCTGGTGTGAACATCAAGCA AGTGGTTTGTGGTGATCTTCATACTGCTTGTCTCACTGACCGTGGAATATTGATGACATTTGGAAGTGGAAGCAATGGATGTTTAGGACACGGTTCATTTCAAGACATGGATCGG CCCACCATAGTTGAAAGCTTACTCGGATTTGAGTTGACCCAGATAGCATGTGGATCTTATCACATGCTTGCTGTCTCAAGCGATGGTGACGTTTTTGCTTGGGGACGAGGTGAAAATG GTCGCTTGGGTCTCAGTGAGCAAGACAAACAGCCAACGCCAACACAAGTGCCCTTACCAGAACAAATAGAGCCATGTTGTGTTTATTGCGGAACAGATTGTTCAATGATTCTCACTAAAAGCCAGATGTTGTTGGCAAGTGGCAGTAATCATCACAACAG GCTTGGACTTGATGTCATTCATGATGGCAGCTTGATGAAGCAATGTGATGGGTCTAATTGTTTCATTCCTGTGCGATCAGAACCGCTGTCATTTGGCAACATCAAGATCGTATCGATAGGCATGCAGCATTCTGCGGTTATTAACG ATAATGGTGAGTTGTATACATTTGGAAACAATAGTTCTGGTCAGGTGGGCTCGGAGTCATCAAATTCTAAACCACCTGCACGTATACCTCATCATGTTGAACTGGCTGGAGT ATTTGAGTCTGTGAGCTGTGGTGGAACTTACACTGTTGCCTGCACCAACGATGGAAAAATATATTCGTGGGGTAAAGCATCTCGCGGTCAGCTTGGTAGAACGAGCTCTGCAAGCCTAGTGACCTCTGACCCACAAGAAGTAACGCCACATGATTTGCCCAAAGAAATGAAAGTAGTTTCATTATCGACAAGTCACGGCAATACGATATTGGTTGTATCAGGTACAG AACCAGGTACTGAAAATGAGTTCAGAGACAGTTGGGACACAAACACTTGGCGGGAAGAA